In Tripterygium wilfordii isolate XIE 37 chromosome 17, ASM1340144v1, whole genome shotgun sequence, the genomic window GTGCAGCCCCAACAAGATCATAAGGGCGTGCCTTGTTTGGTGGCCGGAAACCAAGTATGGTAGTTTCTGAAGTTGTTAACAGAACTCGGCTTCCTGGATTGTTTTCTGCTATGTCCTTGGCAACTCTGAGGCCAGTAACACCACCATAACATCCTAGAAAGTATAGCATTACACGGCCAACGTCGCTTCTCAGACCAAGCTGGCTAGCAAGGTAAAGGTCACCACCAGGCAAGCGTATCTCGCTGGACGAAACATAAACAATGTGAGTAATATCTTCTGCCGGCCTTCCCCATTCCTCGATGCAAGCAAGGCTTGCCTCTAAGGCCATCTCCACAACTGCAGGGTTAGCGATATCCAGCCTCTGCTTGATTGTTGACGAGCCCTCAGTGGCTAGTTCAGGGTATTTGTCTAGGATATCCTTGGACAAAACTGTGTATCTTGTCTTCACGGTAGTGGTTTTACCTAgcaaaagaaagattgaaatTTCAGATTTAATAAGACAGGACAATAGACAGTATTCATACAAATGAAAATAGCTAGATATTGCTTACACAGTCGCTCCAACTTCTCCTTAATGGATGCATCTTCACACTTTGTGTCGCGAACGTAACCCTCGACCAAGCAATCTTGAGGAATCAGTTGCCTGGGGAAGGCCTTGCCTAGCGCAAGGATTGTTGCCTTGCCTGGTGTTGGAGTGCGCCTTGCGTGACCAGGATAGTGCTTAGGAACACCATTATTGTCAGCTCTAGACATCTTCAGGAGGTTTAATAAGAAAGTACTTAGAAAATATGCAGAAGATATTGTAGGACTTTTGACAAAGAGAAAGGGGGGTATAAATGAAAGGTTACTTAGGTTAGCATGGTCTTGGAAGGAGGTTGGTGTCAAAGAAGACTTGCATGGAAGCAGAATATTGACTAATTTATTAGGTTTAGGTTACCTTTTAGGTCATGCACTTGAAAGCATGAAAGATCTGAGGAGGGACAATCTTTGCcgctttcttttttgattagGTAGACTTGAACCTGATTCCAACTTACCCTCCTTTTCTTCAAAAAATAAGAGACATGAGATGGGAAAGCTCTGACCTATGAGAGAGTCCTCAACACAGCACAGCATTCAGGAACTTGATCAAGGTTTACAACCATGAGCTTCACATCTtgcaaaaaatttcaaacaaaagtcaCAGCCTTCTGTTTTCTATTCCATTTAGTATTTACTGGAGGAGAAGTTTCGGCTGAAGATATGTAGAAAAACAgttgaaaagaagagagaaaagggtGCACAAATATTTGTTAATGTTTGCAGTTTTTATCTGATATTGTGTTGAAGTCACTTGGCAATTCAAAGTCTTTTGGTGTAATCCCAAAATCAAAAGCATCAAGAGTACTTGCGGATTTGTACATTCAGAAGCACTTTTGAGTCCAAACTGATCTCGCGCTACCGATGGCCATGCTTCGCCTCCACCCTTCCTCATACACTGCTTCTACTAATGTTGAAGTTTTGGTTGTGCGTTTTGAAGATTTCAGTGGCAAAGGAGGCTGATGAATCTGAGAATGCAGTGGCCGAACCAGAACGGTTCATCGAACCATTGTTTGTCCTACAGTGCGCTTTGCCGCCATAGAACCTAGGAACCCCCCCTCCAAGTGCCTTGGGATTTAGGTCAAAACTAATTTTGCAGGACTTCAACAAATATTACAAGAAGTAAGCATCCACCTGAAGTTGCTCCAATGGAAAGAGCTAATCTGGCCTCCTCAACCAACAATTACCCCTCAAGCCTATAATGTGCGGCGAAAATAGTACCTGTGAAAAATATGTTCTTGAAAGTCgagttatcatatatatatatatatatatatatatatatatatatatagagagagagagagagagagagagagagagatcaaaaGTGGTGAGAGGGAGTGAGACATACACATATATCTTTATGCCATAAACAGAAGCATATTTTCGTAGAAGACGTTCCACCGTATACCAGAGTGAGCGATCTGATCCATCTTGATATCCAATTCGAGGCATGTGGATTGAAGCTTTACAAATCACACAAACTCAGATATAATACAAGacagtttcaaatttcaatcatGCATGTGAAACTTGCAGCTAACTAGAGTTGACAGAACATAAACACTGACCATATCGCTAAAGTGGGGATCCTCAAAGTGCTTTATAAGTGGGCAACCATCCTTAAAGCGTTTTAAGGTCATGCGGACCTTGTGAAACAATTTGAGCTTTTAATTGATGTAATGGAgcaggataaaaaaaaattctgatgaTAACTAGATCTAGTGTGCAGAACATCATCCTTTATAGGCATGACTTTTAAAGTCATGTGAAAGGAAAAAATAGACTACATGGTTTTGTTTCAGAAAACAATTTGAGCTTTTAATCGCTATgtggagtaaaaaaaaattctgatgaTAACTAGATCTAGTGTGCAGAAAATCATCCTTAATGTGAGCCTTGACCCAGAGCGAACAATTTCATGCTCATTGGGCTTTTTGTGTTACACATTCACAGGAAAAAACTTCATCAACCTCAAAATGTAGACAGCTAATAGAGAATAAATATCCAAGAAAAAAATGGAGTACATGGTTTTCTGAAAAGGAAATTGCAAACAGTTTGAACTTTTAATCTCTATAATGgattaagataaaaattaaaaaaagaaatctgATGATAACTAGATCTAGTGTGCAGAAAATCATACCAGAATTCTGAGCAGCTGAATATGAAACCTTCAACAAGCAATCTTCCAAGTCAGAAATAGAAATATCACTGCGAGGGACTTTGCGCCTAGGATTATATGACTGGACAACAGCCAGAGCCACCCACTGAGGATTGTCACCATCCATATTTTGTTTGCCACAATCTTCTGCAAAGCAACAAATGGATTAAGAGGTGAGGTAAGTaaataaaatcaataataatGTACTTGTGAACCCAAAAAGTGGAGGATATGGCATCTAAACTATCAATATAGACCAGAAAGATCATACAAAATATCTGGAATGAAACTTTGAAGTTGGTATTTCCAGCAAAATATTGCAAATGCCCAaatgaaaattgttgaaaatGATCCTTATCAAACTTTGTCTGTTCTCAACTGCTGAAAGTTGGTAAGCAATTTCGCTTAGCACCTAATTTAAATATCTTAACAGATCAACTGATGCCATGCATTGTTTTGGACACTAGAGTCAATTGTTTCAGCATCAAATTTTTAGCGACTCGATTTTCAATTGTTTGTTCCATCTAAGTTTGATACAAGTACGAAAGGATCATATTGGGGCGTTTATTTGTAATAGTGCTCTTCTGCCAAGACACTTTTGCGCCCCTAACTTGGCCCAAATATTTAGTATTGCCACTCATAACTCTGTTAGAACTTAACAAACAAATCCCGAGAGACTATCATAATTCTAACACTTGTAGATCAATGCATGCCTGCTGGCATGAAAGGATAACAGAAAGATCTGTGATCTAGTCATCAAACAAGTAAAGTGCAGGAAGAAGTATAAGAAACCTAACCATTAATCCTAATGAGATGGAGATCGCCAAGGTTAAGGTCCCCGAATTCAGAAGCTCGTTGATAAGCATCAGGAACATCTGCTGAAAGTCTGGCCAGCGCATCAAACACCCCTCCGTGACCCCAATTTCCAGAGTTGTCAACACAACTGCCAAGATTGCAAGAAAAAGACGTGAGATTTTGAAGGATGAAAAGTGACCCTCGCAATAATCATTAAAAAAGCGACCAAGCGTTGGTCGATGAGCAATAAGCAAGCAGACCCAGGATGCCAGCCTTAAGGATCTAAACATGATATTGCCTAAACTATGGCAACAATTAAATTCCAACATCAAACAGAAGATACAGCAAGAAAACTTACCCACAGTCACCACTCAATTCTGTCGAAAGCAAAACGACAATAACAAAGGTCAGTTATAGCCACCTTCAAATGAAAGAAATCACCTGAAAATGATAGTAGGCTCAGACGCGCATATTTGTGATGGGTGCGTACAATCTCCATAAACAAAATGAACAGAACCCACATCAGACATGATATCGCAATCCCCTGGGCTTATAGCACCTTTGACATTTAAGGAATGGTATCCTTGGACTTCCCACTTAGATAACTTCTTTTCTTCTGCCTTGTTCCTAGCAGCCTCAAGTTTTGCAAGCCTATCCTCAGGTAAGTTCCTTCCACTTCTCAAATCCTCGACCAAATCAATTGATTGCGATGACTCCTTGAACTTTTCAACCCATGAAAGATATGAAGCCTCATCGAGATCAGGGTCGTAACCATCAGCAGCAGAATTTCCTCCTATACGAATATCGTATCCATTTGATAAATTGGTCGAATTAAGCTCAATTTTCCTATTATCCTTGTCGATTACTGGGTCATGGCGCATTGCAATCACTCTCTCTACCATAGCATTTAGTTCAGACAATTTTGATTCACCTAAATTTTCATTGTTGAGCTTTGTAGGATCAAACCTCTGTaaacctaatattatggatcgCATATCACTAGTTTCAATTCCTGCCTTTTCTTTTGCTTCAAGGTCCGTAACATCATCTCCCATTACATTATGGCTAAGCTGCAGCTTCCTCTCTGCCCTCCGCATAATAACCTATTATGGTTCATTTGTAAAGCTTAACAGTAGACATTAAAGACTCCAATGTCAAGGAAGGGAAAGCAGGTTCTCACCTCTTCCACAGTATGCCCCGTGACAAGGTTTATGGACAACACATGATTCATTTGCCCAATCCGGTGGGCTCGCTGCAGAGCCTGCTTGTCCACCTGCGGATTCCAATCTTGCTCAAAGAATATAACCTGGAAAATGGGTTacaatcaggaaaaaaaatgtcaagaaTAACAAGCATGTGTAAACAGCAGATTACAGAGTACACTCCTAGATAATTCTTAAAGCAAATTTTCACAGAACAAAACATTCCATACAGTACTTTAAGGAGTCAAATTAAACATTCACATGGAAGTTCCATCCAGATACAAAGCAAATTGAAACTAACCACTTATATGTCATTAATGTGAATATAGTCTTGTTATTTTTaaggaaagaagaaaactaaatatcaaGATTTTgcacttttcttcttcttggtgaTGAGAACAAGCCATTTATTACCATCGTCAAGGGCTTCCGCTTCTACTTTGTTCGTATTAACCGCCCCTTACACAAACTGAAACGAATGAGAAGTGCTGAAAAGCTAATCTACAATCTAACCACTTGAACATGAGGCTTCAA contains:
- the LOC119982387 gene encoding type III polyketide synthase A-like, translating into MSRADNNGVPKHYPGHARRTPTPGKATILALGKAFPRQLIPQDCLVEGYVRDTKCEDASIKEKLERLCKTTTVKTRYTVLSKDILDKYPELATEGSSTIKQRLDIANPAVVEMALEASLACIEEWGRPAEDITHIVYVSSSEIRLPGGDLYLASQLGLRSDVGRVMLYFLGCYGGVTGLRVAKDIAENNPGSRVLLTTSETTILGFRPPNKARPYDLVGAALFGDGAAAAIIGTNPITGRESPFMELNYAVQQFLPGTQNVIDGHLSEEGINFKLGRDLPQKIDENIEDFCKKLMSKAGLKEFNDLFWAVHPGGPAILNRLESTLKLKAQKLECGRRALMNYGNVSSNTIFYVMDYMRDELKREGGEEWGLALAFGPGITFEGILIRSL